The window ttatctcCTTCAACCAATGAGATGGCGGGACGCTGGCACGCGcccgcccccctcccatccCCGCTCTTTACGAGCAGAGACGTTCATCCCGAgataggctccgcccccagccCCCCGTGACGCCGACAGCCTCCGTTCGGTTAGTTGGTCATCCCGGTGCGCGCATGCGCTGACGGGTCTCCGGCGTCCTCaccttcccatcatgcacctcGCGGATCGACCTTGACTGAGCGTTTCGTGATGATGCGGATGCTGATGCAACGAGATGATGCTGACCCGGTCGTCCCGGTGATGACGTCACGTCAAAACAGGTGGCGGAAACGTTTGAATTtcctgttttcaaaataaaatcacacagtTTGAATTTCTTGGCAGCAGAAccgaggaaataaaaaaatgagagagaccTCTGAAGGACTTTTAAAGGTTCTTTAACGGACGGGCTCTCTGGTTCTGATGGGCCCAGCGCCtcacttttcaaaacaaaagcaccACAGACCTgcttctctgacttcctgtttctcagaaccagaacagaacctgTTCAGGTTCTAGAAGCTTCTGGTACCATCATCCCCTGGTGTTTGATGGACTGATGACCTGCTCCGGCCTGAGGCATGATGGGTAACGAGGATCCAGAAACCACTCATCTGGCTTCAGGAGAACCACAGACGGAACAGTGGTGAACCGTCTCAGGAGCAGCCGGCCTGCAAAAGCCTgagtgtttccatggaaacagcaTCACACCAGTAGGTCCAGCACCAGTAGCTGCTGAGGTTCTGGTCGGCGTCAGATGAGGACCATCAAACTGGACCAGAACCGGTCAGAAGAACCAGGAAgtgtgacagacaggaagtgaagctggAAGAGGAAATGATAAAGATACATTTATAAAAGATGAAAAcagataatcaataaaaatcagGTCAGAATATAAAAAGATGAAAGGCAGGAAATCATGtcatcttttcaaaataagagtatTTTGACGAcgtttatttatattatttttattatttattcttcaGAATCGTTGATCAAACAGACTTTAACACAACTGACCCCCGAGGACCCTCgcagtgcatgatgggaaaaccAAGTAACATCCCTTGAAGTGTTGGAAGGCCAaacccgccccctgctggtcggaCCGAGCTACTGAGGGTCTGAAGacgtctccatggcaaccaacACGTCTCCCTATGAAAGTACATGAGtcaatgtaaatgtaatcagattacatcagaggagctggaggcggagcaACAACCGACAGACTTTAATTTAACcattcagagaaaaaaacagatttaaactaaaataaagtcaaagttatgtgtaaaacaaaacaacaggaagttcgTGCAGGAAAAGTAGATCAATCATCATCTGGTGACCTCCAGTGACCCTAATCTACTGTCCCTACTAACTCCTACTGACCCTACTAACCCTACTGAGTCAGACGAGTcaacaccaccagaactgaagaagcctcttggatgtaGGTGGTACTGGTTCACTGCAGGGTACTGGGTGGTTCTGGGTCAGAGGTACTGGGTGGTTCTGGGTCAGTGGTTCTGGGTGGTTCTGGGTCAGAGGTACTGGGTGGTTCTGGGTCAGAGGTACTGGGTGGTTCTGGGTCAGAGGTACTGGGTGGTTCTGGGTCAGAGGTACTGGGGGAACTGGATCCTGCTAAATCTCCATCGGGTTTCTTGTTTCCTGGATCTGAACCGCTGGGATCCAAACAACAGGAGAAAGACAGAACATGACGAGCACAACAGGCCATCAGCTGTTTCCATGGATACGGGATGTGGAGGATGTGTGAGGGAGACTCggagaaaaggaagaggaggaagacaagtTAATCCAGCCTGAAGAAGAGCAGAATGCAAATGTTCTGCAGTCCTTAAACGCACCGCGTCAGAAGAAGGATCCATTAAGAAATCTGATAAGATGATCAATAGTTCTGATCGAAAGGATCTAatcatctattattattattattattgttgttaatattAGTTGTgatattatcattgttattgtttttattattactattattattaataataacactgtaattactattatttttattaaggagaaaagaggagcagaagaagtGAAGCAATGAAACAACCTGAACGACACGACCGGTCCATCTGCCCGGTAACCGTGACAACAGCCCAGAGGAGGCTGGACGGATcgctgccctcttgtggtccAACGTGAAACACGTGAAGGTCCGGTTTGGTTCTGATGAGGCCAAACGTTCAGGTCGGTCTGCGGTCGTTACGTTAGCGCTAACGTAACGACCGCaggtgtatacacacacacacacacacacacacacacacacacacacacacacacacacacacacacacacacacacacacacacacacacacacacacacacacacacacacgtctggtgAAGAACTGACGCTGAACTTCGGTGTGAAttcatcaaatattaaatacttTTATTCAAAACTCGTGATCACAAAGTTTTCCTTCTTTAACGCTTTGGCTGAAACAGAAGGTTTGATATTTACAGACGAACTACTGACAGGAGCCAGAACCGGCTGAAGGTCGTGGGTTCCACGGTCGTGGGTTCCACGGTCGTGGGTTCCACGCCCGGCCGCCGCTCGCCTTCACAGCTTCAGCGCCGCACGGTCCTGATGCTGATCTGTCGCCACGGCAACAGCAGACCCCTGGATGTGATCCCAGTACAACTCGGCCGCACCGACCGAGACGATAGAGAAAGTGCTAAAGTATTAAAGTGTCCACGGAGTCGCCATGGAAACGAAGGTGCCTCTAAGGTGTccctcagaggaggaagaggaagaggaagaagaacaggaacaggaagggGATCGAACCAAAGTGTCCTGACGAGCGCCTTTGAAATCAATCGTCCCTCGTTTCCGTGGTGATGAGGGACCCCCAAGAGGCGGTCCTCAGTGGCAGGGGTCGAAGGTGAACTCCGTCAGCCCCCCGTGTAGCTCCAGCGCCCCCTCCTCCCAGGACAGGACGTCCCCGGTCAGGTGGCCCCCGCAGGTGGCCTGGGCGTGGATCTCGTCGGGCGTCAGGACCCGGGACCAGAGCTGGAGGTCAGCCAGCTCCCCCAGGAAGGCCTGAGCCACATCAAAGCGGCCCCCCAGGGTGtcctgtgggggcggggccactcGTTAGCACAGGgactgatgctaacagctacaAACAGTTGACACATCCATAACACCTAATATGGTCATGATTGTTCAGGATGCTGCTCTGCTTCCTGgtctgagtcatgtgacctgccCGTCTCACCTGCTCCTGCCCCAGGATGAAGACGCCCCCCGCCTTGATGGGGTGCCAGGACGCCAGGTTCTGCCCCGAGCCCTTCTTCACGCCGTCCTGGTACGCCTCCCACGCGCCGTCACGCGTCGACCACGTGACGCACACGTGATGCCACTTCCTGTCCGCCGTGCTGATGGGCAGCGTCGCCGCCTGCAGGCACAGGCGCACAAACCGTCAATCACCTGATCACCCCGCTGGAGGCGGGGCTAGAGCCACCCAATCACCCTGCTGGAGGCGGGCCTGGAGCCACCTGGGGACCGCCCCCACCCTCACCTGGTCGTTGACCAGCAGCTCCATGGGGTTGCCCCCCCACTCGATCAGCACCAGCTCGTTGGGCTGCCCCGGGACGGCGTAGGAGAATGGCGTTCCCACGCCGGGCCCCGTCCCCGCCTTCAGCCACAGACACGCCGTCAGGGCGAAGAGCTCGCCGCCCGGCGGGCGCCGCATGCGGGCGTACAGGTAGTCGGTCCGCACCGGGAAGTCCAGCAGGAAGCCGCCGGGACGGGTCGGTTTCTtgtggttgcctagcaacagaTGCAGATTCAGGTCATCGGTGACGTCCTGATTGGACGAAATGACGACACGAGGACGTCGCCGTTACCGTGGTCACTGTTGCCATGGTGCAGCTGGTGGAGGACCGCCTCCAGCTTGGTTCGCCCCCGCGGGCGATGATTGTAGTGGTCGTCATGGTGACCATCGTGGTGGTCGTCGTGGTGGTCGTCATGGTGGTCGTCGTGGTGGTCATCGTGGTGGTCGTCATGGTGATCGTCATGGTGGTCGTCATGGTGACCATAGTGGTGGTCGTCATGGTGATCGTCATAGTGATCATCGTGATGATTGTCATGGTCGCCATGGTGATCATCATGGTGGTCGCCATAGTGACCGCTGTGTTGCCTGCCGTAGCGACCACTGTGACGGCTGTGGTGCGTGTCGTAGCGGTGGTTGTGACGGTGACCGCCGTGATGGTTGTACCTGTGGCTACCATGATGGTCGTCATGGTGACCGTTACCATGGTGGTCATTATGATGACCTCTACCGTTGTGGTCGTCATGATGGTCGTCGTGGTGGTCGTCGTGATGGTCGTCGTGGTGGTCGTCATCATGGTGACCGTAGTCATGGCGATCGGTGTAGTAGCTGtgcagctgctcctccagggCGGCGATCTTGCGCTGCAGGAGTTCCCTCAGGGAGCTGGAGTACGAGCTGGTGGAGTTCCTGGCCTGCAGGAGACAAAGACACTCAGAACCGGAACCGGGAACAGAACCGGGAACAGAACCGGGAACAGAACCGGGAACAGAACCGGGAACATTCTGGTCTGGGCCCACAGTTGGTGGATGGGTTCTGGTCCCGGTGGAACCAGGATCGTGGATCAGGTTGTGATCGTTGGGTTGATGCTGGGGTTGATTGGTCCGACCCAACTAACTCCAACATGAcatttacccccacccccccggttCTCTCCGGCTCCTCCCCCAGTAAATCCGGCTTTGCCCCAGCAGCGATTACCGTCAGGCGGATGAAGCTAATTGGAGCTG of the Antennarius striatus isolate MH-2024 chromosome 14, ASM4005453v1, whole genome shotgun sequence genome contains:
- the LOC137607420 gene encoding neuronal pentraxin-1-like, which encodes MARDVRPSAAGRLRWGGASLGGVPTLGGVSSLGGVPSLGGVPLRSLLFYSVLWCAAAAGSLPGVEHDYGVSPKFVCTPIPPEADPSCYSPPSVPHGPGGNGHVGDHGSRRGAMSDEAKATILHLRESLVRQKETILDQRETIRELTAKLTLCEGFSHHGHHDNHHSNHHDTHHDNHHDDHHGQHNGHHSSSSSSHHGPSTYNSNDHHYSHGNHGSDPHHRKGASHGKHSSFSPEQTGKTLQSLKERLENLQARNSTSSYSSSLRELLQRKIAALEEQLHSYYTDRHDYGHHDDDHHDDHHDDHHDDHHDDHNGRGHHNDHHGNGHHDDHHGSHRYNHHGGHRHNHRYDTHHSRHSGRYGRQHSGHYGDHHDDHHGDHDNHHDDHYDDHHDDHHYGHHDDHHDDHHDDHHDDHHDDHHDDHHDDHHDGHHDDHYNHRPRGRTKLEAVLHQLHHGNSDHGNHKKPTRPGGFLLDFPVRTDYLYARMRRPPGGELFALTACLWLKAGTGPGVGTPFSYAVPGQPNELVLIEWGGNPMELLVNDQAATLPISTADRKWHHVCVTWSTRDGAWEAYQDGVKKGSGQNLASWHPIKAGGVFILGQEQDTLGGRFDVAQAFLGELADLQLWSRVLTPDEIHAQATCGGHLTGDVLSWEEGALELHGGLTEFTFDPCH